A stretch of the Gracilinanus agilis isolate LMUSP501 chromosome 4, AgileGrace, whole genome shotgun sequence genome encodes the following:
- the PDCD2 gene encoding programmed cell death protein 2 has product MASAETPALDPTLAQISAQALALAPAVELGFAVEAPGWRLRSEQFPSKVGGRPAWLSECDLPGPTELACPLCHRPLAFLLQLYAPLPGRDDAFHRDLFVFCCREPPCCAALRVFRNQLPRKNDHYSYEPPSDEPPDEVNDSPSVQLRSGVHLCRVCGCLGPKVCSKCHKAHYCSKDHQTLDWKLGHKQSCASDNSWSEIPDHKFLFPEYEIVIETEEIEPDSIPDCTAEGLGKCDNSELIGSMDEALEAELDSMAKHESREDEIFQKFKTQIALEPEQILRYGRGIDPIWISGENIPQEQDIPNCPCGARRIFEFQVMPQLLNYLKADRLGRSIDWGTLAVFTCVESCSLGTKYTEEFIWKQDFTDTT; this is encoded by the exons ATGGCATCAGCTGAAACTCCAGCTCTGGATCCGACCCTCGCCCAGATTTCAGCCCAGGCCCTGGCCCTAGCTCCGGCGGTGGAGCTGGGCTTTGCGGTCGAAGCACCGGGTTGGCGCCTGCGGAGCGAGCAGTTTCCCAGCAAGGTTGGAGGACGGCCCGCGTGGCTCTCCGAGTGTGACCTGCCTGGCCCAACGGAGCTCGCCTGCCCGCTATGCCACCGCCCGCTCGCCTTTCTACTGCAATTGTACGCGCCGCTCCCGGGCCGCGATGACGCTTTCCACCGCGACCTCTTCGTCTTCTGTTGTCGGGAGCCTCCGTGCTGCGCCGCGCTCCGAG TTTTTAGGAATCAGCTACCCAGGAAAAATGACCATTACTCTTATGAGCCACCATCTGATGAGCCGCCAGATGAAGTAAATGATTCTCCAAGTGTACAGCTTCGGTCTGGTGTTCATCTCTGTAGGGTTTGTGGCTGTTTGGGTCCCAAAGTTTGTTCCAAGTGTCATAAGGCTCATTATTGTAGTAAGGATCATCAGACTCTGGATTGGAAATTGGGACATAAACAATCTTGTGCATCAG ATAATTCATGGTCTGAAATCCCAGACCACAAGTTCCTTTTTCCGGAATATGAAATTGTAATAGAAACAGAAGAGATAGAGCCGGACAGTATTCCTGACTGCACTGCAGAAGGCCTGGGAAAGTGTGACAATTCAGAACTCATAGGCAGCATGG ATGAAGCACTTGAAGCAGAATTGGATTCAATGGCAAAGCATGAATCTAGGGAAGATGAAATCTTCCagaaatttaaaactcaaatagcCCTTGAGCCAGAGCAG ATTCTTAGATATGGCAGAGGTATTGACCCCATCTGGATTTCTGGTGAAAATATTCCTCAAGAACAAGATATTCCAAATTGTCCATGTGGTGCCAGGAGGATATTTGAATTCCAG GTTATGCCACAGCTTCTAAATTACCTGAAGGCTGACAGACTGGGCAGAAGCATTGACTGGGGGACTTTGGCTGTATTTACCTGTGTGGAAAGTTGCAGCTTGGGCACCAAGTACACAGAAGAGTTTATTTGGAAACAAGACTTTACAGATACAACTTAA
- the F11R gene encoding junctional adhesion molecule A has protein sequence MADRAGLRHLLLFLSAASFCCPASSGGSVSTSQEHVQVDENQPVTLSCYFSGFYSPRVEWKFVKGSTTSLVCFDNKITASYQDRVDFSQTGITFRTVTRKDTGTYTCMVTDGTNYGEIAVQLTVLVPPSKPTVNVPSSATIGHRVILTCSETDGSPPPEYQWYKDGVPMPQDPKKNRAFSNSSYTMNSKTGELVFDPLTASDSGEYSCQVHNGVGMAMRSEAMRLEAAELNVGGIVAAVLVTLILLGLLVFGVWFAYNRGYFNRTNKGSTPKKVIYSQPSARSDGEFRQTSSFLV, from the exons GTTGTCCAGCATCAAGCGGTGGCAGCGTCTCTACATCTCAAGAGCATGTTCAAGTAGATGAGAATCAAC CTGTCACACTATCCTGCTACTTTTCTGGCTTCTACTCACCCCGAGTGGAGTGGAAGTTTGTTAAGGGAAGCACAACCAGCCTGGTTTGCTTTGACAACAAGATTACTG CTTCCTACCAAGACCGGGTGGACTTCTCCCAGACTGGTATTACTTTCCGTACTGTGACCCGAAAGGACACAGGAACATATACATGTATGGTCACAGATGGAACCAACTATGGTGAGATCGCCGTGCAGCTCACTGTATTAG tgCCACCATCAAAGCCCACTGTCAATGTCCCATCTTCAGCTACCATTGGACATCGAGTTATTCTGACCTGCTCTGAGACAGATGGTTCTCCACCCCCTGAATATCAGTGGTACAAGGATGGGGTTCCGATGCCTCAGGACCCCAAGAAGAACCGTGCCTTCAGCAATTCTTCCTATACAATGAACTCTAAGACAGGGGAACTG GTGTTCGACCCTCTGACAGCTTCTGATTCAGGGGAATATTCCTGCCAAGTTCATAATGGGGTTGGAATGGCCATGCGTTCAGAAGCTATGCGTCTGGAAGCTG CCGAACTGAATGTAGGGGGCATCGTGGCAGCTGTTTTGGTGACACTTATTCTCCTTGGGCTCCTGGTTTTTGGCGTCTGGTTTGCCTATAATCGAGGATATTTCAACA gaACAAATAAAGG GAGCACCCCTAAGAAAGTAATCTATAGCCAGCCCTCCGCCCGAAGTGAT ggagaatTCCGACAGACATCATCATTTTTGGTGTGA